From Macaca mulatta isolate MMU2019108-1 chromosome 3, T2T-MMU8v2.0, whole genome shotgun sequence, the proteins below share one genomic window:
- the RNF148 gene encoding RING finger protein 148 precursor (The RefSeq protein has 1 substitution compared to this genomic sequence) yields MSFLRITPSTHSSLSSGLLRLSIFLLLSLPDSNGKAIWTAHLNITFQVGNKIISELGESGVFGNHSPLERVSGVVALPKGWNQNACNPLTNFSRPEQADSWLALIERGGCTFTHKINVAAEKGANGVIIYNYQGTGNKVFPMSHQGTENIVAVMIGNLKGMELLHLIQKGVYVTVIIEVGRMHMPWVSHYIMSLFTFLAATIAYLYLYCVWRPRVPNSSTRRRSHIKADVKKAIDQLQLRVLKEGDEELDPNEDNCVVCFDTYKPKDVVRILTCKHFFHKACIDPWLLAHRTCPMCKCDILKT; encoded by the coding sequence ATGAGCTTCCTTAGAATTACTCCTTCGACTCATAGTTCTCTTTCATCTGGACTTTTGAGGCTTAGTATCTTTCTACTACTTAGCCTTCCTGACTCAAATGGAAAAGCCATTTGGACAGCTCACCTGAATATAACATTTCAGGTTGGAAATAAGATCATATCAGAGTTAGGAGAGAGTGGAGTGTTCGGGAATCATTCTCCTCTGGAAAGGGTGTCTGGTGTGGTAGCACTTCCTGAAGGATGGAATCAGAATGCTTGTAATCCTTTGACCAATTTCAGCAGGCCTGAACAGGCAGACTCTTGGCTGGCCCTCATCGAACGTGGAGGCTGTACTTTTACACATAAAATCAACGTGGCAGCAGAGAAGGGAGCAAATGGGGTGATCATCTACAACTATCAAGGTACGGGCAATAAAGTATTTCCCATGTCTCACCAGGGGACGGAAAATATAGTTGCGGTGATGATAGGCAACCTGAAAGGCATGGAACTTTTGCACTTGATTCAGAAAGGAGTCTATGTGACAGTCATCATTGAAGTGGGGAGAATGCACATGCCATGGGTGAGCCATTACATCATGTCTCTATTTACCTTCCTGGCTGCCACAATTGCCTACCTTTACTTATATTGTGTCTGGAGACCTAGAGTGCCCAATTCTTCCACCAGGAGGCGAAGTCATATAAAGGCAGATGTGAAGAAAGCTATTGACCAGCTTCAACTGCGAGTTCTCAAAGAAGGGGATGAGGAATTAGACCCAAATGAAGACAACTGTGTTGTTTGCTTTGACACATACAAACCCAAAGATGTAGTACGCATTTTAACttgcaaacattttttccatAAGGCATGCATTGACCCCTGGCTTTTAGCCCATAGGACATGTCCCATGTGCAAGTGTGACATTCTGAAAACTTAA